The stretch of DNA AGAGGGCGTGTAttggattcatttcggagttcattagctcctaccactgtggaggctttgatttgcacgcagaattggattaaggaaactccaattcatgttccggatgttcttgagtatgaggaggccgacgtcgaggaggagggtggtgatcagcctggatatggtatttattttaatttcattttctaatttcttattaattaatttattttcatttaattggtattcattaattttatttcaaattttattgttatagtgatacatgagatgacgtctacggctacctccgatgcagtatgactttgtattggacccaccattgccatggtttgcacaatttgtcctttatttgttttttttatttataattttatatcatattttagtatctaattattttgcttgtttttattttagctttcatattctcaatatacaattATACATATGCCCAATCCTAATATCTGATCTATGCTCATCTGCCTCATCTccatctcaaattccaattgcccaatcccaatctcatctcaaaaggtacttttaatattttgtattttaatttttttaatttttgtttcattttataactttataattctaattttttttatttttaacttattaatatttcagcctttaaggttttataacttattaacgtttatgatcttgatttttaatctcacagcagtcgacacaactcaccactcagtgaattCACCCCTCCACAGTCCACAACGCCACGCCgccatcccaaattgatcaaattgaaaagtcatgagttataattgttaatttacaattaagtgtaatattgctacaatttgtaatatttaatatttttagaggagtttgtaatagtttaagtttattagttctcttagagtcttaagttgtataattgtaaattgtaatttgtaataacttagtagttaatagttaaaatttagtaTCTATATATAACTATATCCAAAAACAAATTCTAAGCCTAAAAAGGGTTTAGAAAAATATACTGAGCCGAAGGCTCATTAAGGAGGCGTGCCGGAGGGAACGAATTGGGGTGCACTCCTGCCCCCGTTGAACGGATGCGGGggcggggaaaaaaaaagatagatatataatttgttagaagaaaaaaaatataatttattaaaaaaaaaggaaaaggaagaaagtTCCTACTTTGCTGTTTCGTGCTGTTTACGTCCTTTTAATGCATTTATATTTGCTAAAGACTTCTCTTTGTGTTCACGTGATTTGAGTTCTAAAAGCCTACAATGAATTAGAATTATAGCGGTCCATCAGTAGAGTTTGGACTCCTATTGACCCTAATCTTGTCGCGTTATTAAGATGAGCTGatgaggtggaggtggaggtggcggTGGAGATGCTGCATGCTCTCGAATTTCTACCTATTAGTAAATTCTGACTAATTAAGGAAACGTACGCCAACGCGTTTGTTACTGTGAGAAGGTGATTTCGGAAACACTTgtacatattttttagaaaaatgatgcATATAGTACcatcttttatataattctttatacaattttattttacatgaagagtatttttattttataataatattattttataaaaatatcatcaatttaaaacttaattacgttaaaaagttagaatataaatgtaccattattctttttttttttttttttttttttttttagttttctgtCTCATAACAAcgtgtattttaatattttatacaacgcGCCTTGGACACGGTTTTTATTGGGAATATATTTCTCCATTACTAAGGAAGAATCGATCACAACCCTAGATCTCGCCACCTCATTATAAACTACTAATTTTTCCTCaagatttaagattttaaacaaacaaacaagaatgaAGAAACCAAAACGTAACGTCGAAACCTCCCTCGGTTCCATCACCCTATCTATCTTCTTCTCTCAATTCAAAGTCCccgtttttgtttttatttttatttttctccttttttttatttactttttttttaattgagagAATTAAATAGCATTGGAAACACATACATACTATAAAATAGCCGTCCACTTCCCTCTTCTGTGTACACCCACCTTCTCAAGAACACATTTTGGGAAGGAAAGATTCGATATAAAGAAGGAGATATCATATTACGGCACGGCTAACCCATCAAGCAAACTTAAAGTATGAGTTATTACAGTCAGAATCAGCCTCCTGTTGGTGTCCCTCCTCCACAAGGTCAGACCCTATAATCTTGAATCTATTTCGGTGTTCATAGGATATtgatttttcggtttttttttttcgtgtgtTGGAtctgtgtttttgttttggttttggtttcttTGGATGTTAATTTGATGGTTCTTGTGGAATTGGTGACTAATAGGCTATCCGCCGGAAGGATATCCCAAGGACGCATATCCGCCGCCGGCATATCCTCAGCAGGGATATCCGCCGCCGGGATATCCTCCTCAGCAGGATATCCCCCGGCCTACGCCCCTCAGTACGGGCAGCCTCCCCCTCGGCAAAACCAACAGGGCAGCAGTGGCTGCTTGGAAGGCTGGTACGtcctcctctttctctccctccctctccgtTGACTCTTTGACCGAGTCCTTTGTATCCGACCCGGGTCGATCTGGGTTATTTTCCGGGAATAGAATGAGTTAACTCGTCTGCGGGCTCACAAGGCGTGCATGGGGGTGGTTGCCCCCGTTGTCCGCAAAACCCGACAGTCGAAGAAAGAAGGGGTTCGTTCACATAATTGTTAGGCAGTTGGGATTATTATTTCCGGTTTGCCCAACGTACCCTTTATCTGAAATTGGAGGAGGTGTTTAGGAGTCGTTTGAGTTCATACATGagttttttagataaattgagatagattgtgaatagtaaaataaaatatttatagaatattatttttaatataaaatttgaattatttatatattttgtataaaaatttaaaaaaattattataataaaaatgagatgagttaagatgatttgtaaattcAAATGAGGCCTAGTCATTCTagttattcttttgttttctttttctttttagataaTTGATATAGAAAATTTGTTTATCGCCGTGTGCCAGAGTGCCCTTCCTtgtatgggaaaaaaaaaaagagtgggcTAAGTTGACCgcttttcattttttagttattttttttatttttcttttcatattgtttaatatatttaaatattttaaaaaaataaaaaaaaaatcccaatacatttaaaataacttcccaatatatgtaaaaaaatatcccaatacattttttcttcaaatttgtttACCGTTGTTTGAAGGAAAATGATGTACATTACATCCTCGTtacatttctatttattttacgTTGTCTGTCTATTTGTGTAATGTTACATTgtctatctattttttaatttcttattttaaaaaataagaacctatatattatttgtgcgatataaatatgaaaaattatatacatacgattgggttttattatttttgcagTTTGGCTGCTTTATGCTGTTGTTGCCTCCTGGATGCCTGCTTCTGATCACGAGAAACTCTGCAGCAGCAAAAAATGGGAGAAATTACATTTCCCATCTATTTAGATTgtctagtttttcttcttctataacTATCCCCACTCACCCCCTCCCCTTCTCCTGACTGTTgtttcttataaataataatctattcATTCTCttaattctcatcatcttttcatcatttcatgatgtggtattagatgatagatttacaattgaaatgtaataaataatttccaatcacctaatgccacatcatagaatgatggaatgatgatggaagttgggatgatgagtatCAGATAGAAGTTGGATGATGAGTATCATTATTCTTGTACTTTTGTTTAGAAGTGAACGTGTCATTACCATGAGTTTTTGCCTTTGGTTTTCATTTGAGTTTGTCTCCTTGTCTGTTTTTATTAACATTGATTGGTTGgtttttttaatctagattGTCAACATTTTAAAATGTAATGACATTGAAGGTCTTTTCTTCTCGAATTTTTTAGAACTAAAAGCTGCCTTCCATCCCAAATGAAAAGGTGCAGAGAGTGATGTCTTTTAGACTTTTTTCTGTAAAGAGTATAAACAGTAGTGAATATCAGAccagtcataaaaaaaaaaatagtgtactAGTTAAACTTtaaatgcattattttagtttacgatatcatgtttgatatttgatgaatgaatgataaCAATTtcgtttaaaaagaaaaatgaaaaggtgCAGTGATTGAGGGCAGGGCAAATTCATTTGAAGCagtattttctaaatttaaagcTACAGGGCTTTTGGCAAATCATAGTATTTTCATGGTTTGGGCTTATTCCTTTATTGGATATGATAAGGTACACATCCGAATGAGAGATTATTGTAGCAAGTGAAGGGGCGAACCTTCGAAATTGAGAAAGATAGCTCTATATTTGCTAATTGAGACTATTGAGTAATgattaatcttttttataacattttaaattgagaatatttctataaagacgagttttatagaaaatattcatcttttaaaacaagtttgtgtaaaaaattgtgaaaattatgtattttatcattttccttactaATTTTAATGTTgaattaagtaagtattttcttttgggtttttgttATGCGAATTCCTATAACCTCCATTTCTTTTGGGACATCAAATCAGTGTGTCGAACATGACATTAACAATATTAGCAAATAGTGGTAGCataaatctttataaaatattcatCAAAGAGTACCCTAATTTAACATCcatataattttagatattaaattataatttaaacgATAAGAGTTTTTTCCCAACTTGTAGCAGAGAAATGTCCTCCTTGCCATTACAAAgcgagaaatgatatttgtaattttaaagcGTATAAATTTTGtacacttcttttgaaaaaaataataaatttgagattcacatgaaaagaataatttttttaatagtaaatcttatttaaaaaaaaaaaaatgagtgtgGAGCTTGCATATCTTAAAACTGtcctatatctaacattatccTTACAAAATTGACGTGTATCTTAAAGATTcgatatataaatttaatacaagggcatttatcaatttttaaattaaaattttaaaaacacatttGGGGAgcaatatatagtttataaaaaaaaaacatttgggagcaagtaaataaaaataaaagtcacgGCCTCCTTACTAAAATTACCGTCTTGTTGAAGAGGGAGGGAAAAAGTCATGCCCTAATTAACTATCAGAAAGTCCCCATTTGTAACTGAATTTCAAATCCCAGACCCAAAAAGTGAGCCCGCACAACCTTTAGCACCATAACcctcaaaaagaagaagaaaaagaaaaaaccagaaAGAGGAAAAATCGCTGTCGTTACTTTCAGTGCCTGGTCGTACATCTTCTGGTAATTTTTCTTCTCcagcttcctttttttttttttttaatttgtatttccTCGCGATTTTCCTTGATGCTTTCGATTTGTCTTCGTTTTTCTGTATACGGAATCCGGAGCTCTATTGATTGGATTTTGAAATCGTTCTGGTTTGCGTCTTGTTCGTTATCGATTGGTAGCGGATTCTCGTTATCAAATTTATCAGACGAAGTTATTAGGGTATTTTGACtacaaacatatatttttaatatatgttactATTTTTCCGTAATTGAGGCCAGATTTGATCTGGCTTTCAACA from Juglans microcarpa x Juglans regia isolate MS1-56 chromosome 3S, Jm3101_v1.0, whole genome shotgun sequence encodes:
- the LOC121256984 gene encoding rhodopsin-like; translation: MSYYSQNQPPVGVPPPQGYPPEGYPKDAYPPPAYPQQGYPPPGYPPQQDIPRPTPLSTGSLPLGKTNRAAVAAWKAVWLLYAVVASWMPASDHEKLCSSKKWEKLHFPSI